In one Vibrio sp. VB16 genomic region, the following are encoded:
- a CDS encoding universal stress protein, whose protein sequence is MYKQILVPVDLNDKGFSDRAVELAVWHAKASNAEVHLLTVLPGIHMSMVATYFPKDAANKMKQDVKRQLQKFASQHVKEDVIYKTHVAEGKPYATILEFASKLGADLIIMPSHKRSKVDKVVLGSVASKVVQNSPINVLVVKPQG, encoded by the coding sequence ATGTATAAACAAATCCTTGTTCCTGTTGATTTAAATGATAAAGGCTTTTCAGATAGAGCGGTAGAACTGGCCGTTTGGCATGCGAAAGCATCCAATGCCGAGGTTCATCTTTTGACTGTGCTTCCTGGTATTCACATGTCGATGGTCGCGACTTATTTTCCAAAAGATGCAGCAAATAAGATGAAGCAAGACGTTAAACGACAGCTTCAAAAATTTGCCAGTCAGCACGTAAAGGAAGATGTAATCTATAAAACACATGTAGCAGAGGGTAAGCCTTATGCCACTATTCTTGAATTCGCAAGTAAACTAGGCGCAGACTTAATCATCATGCCTAGCCACAAGCGTTCAAAAGTAGATAAAGTTGTGCTCGGGTCTGTGGCAAGCAAAGTTGTTCAAAACTCACCAATTAATGTACTGGTAGTAAAACCGCAAGGATA
- a CDS encoding TRAP transporter permease, whose product MTQTTKPSPDVQEMVAQSDTGARNPKGVPGRVLWFVPLCWSLFQLWYASPLPFIFNFGVLNDTQARSIHLTFAIFLAFTAYPALTHSSRDRVPLVDWVLALAGSFSACYIYLFYAELADRSGAPTTFDIVAAVIGMVLLMEATRRALGPPLMVVAAVFLFYTFAGPYMPDVIAHKGASLNKAMSHLWLTTEGVFGVALGVSTSFVFLFVLFGAMLDRAGAGGYFIKVAFSLLGHMRGGPAKAAVVASGLSGLVSGSSIANVVTTGTFTIPLMKRVGFSGVKAGAVEVAASTNGQLTPPIMGAAAFLMVEYVGISYVEVIKAAILPALISYIALLYIVHLEACKAGMVGLPRRHTPKLLNSMLSFVGSILGLCVLGAAVYYGVGWTKDVFGAAATPIVTVVLLLAYLGLVSISARYKEHAHMSIDEELLEVPDAGPTIKSGLHFLLPIVVLVWCLTVERFSPGLSAFWATVFMIFILLTQRPLMVFFAKEGDIKESIKEGFVDLSESLVSGARNMIGIGVATAAAGTVVGVVTLTGIGLVMTDFVEFISGGSIILMLLFTAVISLVLGMGLPTTANYIVVSTLMAPVIVTLGAAHGLIIPLIAVHLFVFYFGILADDTPPVGLAAFAAAAIAKSDPIRTGIQGFTYDIRTAILPFMFVFNTQLLLMGVDTWWHLFLTVASSITAMLIFSAATQGYWFTKSKWWETVLLLILTFTFFRPGFWWDMVYPAKDHYSGVEIAQITENLDVGQSLELRVSGENLEGKYIEKTVVLPFEDDAKGAEERIASMGLMLVETDNKMIVDMVEFGSPAESAGVDFDWEIKSVIVQAERPMKEWVFVPALLLVIGLGLNQRRRARKDKLSA is encoded by the coding sequence ATGACGCAGACAACCAAACCGTCTCCAGATGTGCAAGAAATGGTGGCCCAATCCGATACAGGAGCTCGAAACCCGAAAGGCGTTCCTGGCCGCGTTTTATGGTTTGTGCCGCTTTGCTGGTCATTATTTCAACTTTGGTACGCATCACCATTACCGTTTATTTTCAACTTTGGCGTACTTAATGATACACAAGCCCGATCTATCCACTTAACATTCGCTATTTTTTTAGCATTTACGGCCTATCCAGCACTTACTCATTCATCACGTGACAGAGTTCCTCTGGTCGACTGGGTTTTAGCGTTAGCAGGTAGCTTTTCCGCATGCTATATCTATTTGTTTTACGCTGAACTAGCCGATCGCTCTGGTGCACCTACAACATTTGATATTGTTGCTGCTGTTATTGGTATGGTGCTCCTTATGGAAGCAACGCGTCGAGCACTAGGTCCACCATTAATGGTGGTTGCCGCCGTATTTCTATTTTACACCTTTGCTGGCCCATATATGCCAGATGTTATCGCCCACAAGGGAGCGAGCTTAAATAAAGCAATGTCTCACCTTTGGTTAACAACAGAAGGTGTGTTTGGTGTTGCATTAGGTGTTTCTACCTCTTTTGTATTTTTATTTGTATTGTTTGGAGCAATGCTTGATCGTGCTGGCGCTGGGGGGTACTTTATCAAAGTCGCCTTCTCTCTACTTGGTCATATGCGTGGAGGCCCTGCAAAAGCAGCAGTTGTAGCATCAGGCCTGTCAGGTTTAGTGTCCGGCTCATCGATTGCTAACGTAGTGACCACTGGCACATTTACCATCCCTTTAATGAAGCGTGTTGGCTTCTCTGGCGTAAAAGCTGGTGCCGTAGAGGTTGCCGCTTCTACCAATGGACAATTAACACCACCGATTATGGGTGCCGCTGCCTTCTTAATGGTTGAATATGTCGGCATCTCTTATGTGGAAGTTATCAAGGCCGCAATATTACCCGCTCTAATCTCATACATCGCTTTGCTTTACATTGTTCACTTAGAAGCATGTAAGGCAGGAATGGTCGGTCTACCGCGACGTCATACACCAAAACTCCTAAACAGTATGCTTTCATTTGTCGGTTCGATCCTCGGCTTATGTGTACTAGGTGCCGCCGTTTACTATGGCGTCGGTTGGACAAAGGATGTATTCGGTGCCGCCGCAACGCCTATCGTAACCGTTGTACTTCTTCTCGCTTATTTAGGCCTGGTCAGTATATCGGCCAGATATAAAGAGCACGCTCATATGTCTATAGACGAGGAGCTATTAGAAGTGCCTGATGCTGGGCCGACGATTAAGTCTGGTCTCCACTTCTTGTTACCTATTGTTGTATTGGTATGGTGTCTAACCGTTGAGCGTTTTTCCCCAGGCCTATCGGCTTTCTGGGCAACGGTCTTTATGATCTTCATCTTACTAACTCAGCGTCCTCTTATGGTGTTTTTTGCAAAAGAAGGCGATATCAAAGAGAGTATTAAAGAAGGCTTTGTCGACCTGTCAGAAAGCCTTGTATCAGGTGCTCGTAACATGATAGGCATCGGTGTTGCTACTGCAGCAGCTGGTACGGTGGTGGGTGTGGTAACGCTTACTGGTATTGGCTTGGTCATGACCGACTTTGTCGAATTCATCTCTGGCGGTAGTATCATATTAATGCTGCTATTTACGGCCGTTATCAGCTTAGTGCTCGGTATGGGGCTACCAACTACAGCAAACTATATTGTGGTATCAACGTTAATGGCTCCGGTCATCGTAACACTTGGCGCCGCTCATGGTCTGATAATCCCATTGATTGCTGTTCACTTATTTGTGTTCTATTTCGGTATTCTAGCCGATGATACGCCGCCGGTAGGTCTCGCCGCCTTTGCCGCTGCGGCGATAGCGAAATCTGACCCTATTCGCACGGGCATACAAGGTTTCACCTACGATATACGAACCGCAATTTTGCCATTTATGTTTGTATTTAACACCCAGTTGTTACTAATGGGTGTCGACACTTGGTGGCATTTATTCCTAACAGTAGCGTCTTCGATTACTGCTATGCTGATATTTTCAGCAGCAACTCAAGGGTATTGGTTTACTAAGAGTAAGTGGTGGGAAACGGTGCTTCTTCTCATATTAACATTTACCTTCTTTAGACCCGGATTTTGGTGGGATATGGTCTATCCAGCGAAAGATCATTACTCAGGAGTAGAGATAGCTCAAATTACCGAAAATCTCGATGTGGGACAATCGCTTGAGTTAAGAGTCTCTGGTGAAAACTTAGAAGGTAAATACATCGAAAAAACCGTTGTTTTACCATTTGAAGACGACGCAAAAGGTGCAGAAGAACGAATTGCATCTATGGGTTTGATGCTGGTTGAAACCGACAATAAAATGATCGTCGACATGGTTGAATTTGGCAGCCCAGCAGAGTCTGCGGGAGTCGACTTCGATTGGGAAATCAAGTCGGTCATTGTACAAGCCGAACGACCAATGAAAGAGTGGGTATTTGTACCTGCACTGCTATTAGTTATTGGTTTAGGGTTAAATCAGAGACGTCGCGCTCGTAAGGATAAACTAAGCGCGTAG
- a CDS encoding TAXI family TRAP transporter solute-binding subunit, translating to MAFRKLVQVGAIAATILGASAVNAQEFITIGTGSVTGVYYPTGGAICKLVNKGRKTHNIRCSVESTGGSIYNINTMRAGELDFGVVQSDWQYHGYNGTSKFSEQGEFKKLRAMFSLHTEPFNIIARTDSGINGVADLQGKRVNIGNPGSGDRATMGVVMDAFGWTNDSFKLASELKGSERSQALCDNKIDAFIYMVGHPNGSIKEATTSCDAKLVSATGPEVDKIVGNNPYYTYTSLPAGTYRGTEGDINSFGVAATMVTTTDVSDKVAYNLAKAVFENFSTFKRLHPAFANLKKEDMVKAGISIPLHPGAEKYYREVGLLK from the coding sequence ATGGCATTTCGAAAACTTGTCCAAGTTGGTGCAATTGCAGCAACAATACTGGGTGCAAGCGCAGTTAACGCTCAGGAATTTATTACTATTGGTACTGGTTCTGTCACTGGGGTTTACTACCCAACTGGTGGTGCAATTTGTAAACTAGTAAACAAAGGACGCAAAACCCATAACATTCGTTGTTCTGTTGAATCTACTGGTGGTTCGATCTATAACATCAACACCATGCGTGCAGGCGAACTAGACTTTGGTGTTGTCCAGTCTGATTGGCAATATCACGGATACAACGGAACAAGCAAATTCTCAGAGCAAGGTGAATTTAAAAAGTTACGTGCAATGTTCTCCTTACACACCGAACCATTTAACATCATAGCCCGTACAGATTCAGGAATTAATGGCGTTGCAGACCTTCAAGGTAAGCGCGTAAACATTGGTAACCCAGGGTCTGGTGATCGTGCAACGATGGGTGTGGTAATGGATGCATTTGGTTGGACAAATGACAGCTTCAAGCTGGCTTCAGAACTGAAAGGTTCAGAGCGTTCGCAAGCACTTTGTGACAATAAAATCGATGCGTTCATTTATATGGTCGGTCACCCAAATGGCTCTATCAAAGAAGCAACAACGTCATGTGATGCTAAACTTGTTTCCGCGACAGGCCCTGAAGTTGATAAGATTGTCGGTAACAACCCATACTATACTTATACCTCTCTACCTGCAGGAACTTACCGTGGTACAGAAGGGGATATTAATAGCTTCGGTGTTGCCGCAACAATGGTGACTACAACCGATGTGTCAGATAAAGTTGCCTACAATTTAGCTAAAGCAGTCTTTGAGAATTTTAGTACCTTTAAGCGCCTGCACCCTGCGTTCGCTAACCTTAAAAAAGAAGATATGGTAAAAGCAGGGATCTCTATTCCTCTGCACCCTGGTGCCGAGAAATACTACAGAGAAGTTGGCCTTCTTAAATAA
- the argR gene encoding transcriptional regulator ArgR, with amino-acid sequence MRNTEKQDNLVKAFKAILKEERFGSQGEIVDALKLEGFDNINQSKVSRMLTKFGAVRTRNAKMEMVYCLPAELGVPTTSSPLRELVLDIDHNNAIVVIHTGPGAAQLIARLLDSLGKSEGILGVVAGDDTIFITPTMNVTTKQLFDSVCSLFEYSG; translated from the coding sequence ATGCGCAATACAGAAAAACAAGATAATTTAGTTAAAGCCTTTAAAGCAATATTAAAAGAAGAACGATTTGGCTCTCAAGGTGAAATTGTTGATGCTCTGAAATTAGAGGGATTTGACAATATTAACCAATCCAAGGTATCTCGAATGCTCACCAAATTTGGTGCGGTAAGGACGAGGAATGCCAAAATGGAAATGGTCTATTGTTTGCCTGCTGAGCTTGGCGTTCCTACCACATCAAGTCCATTACGTGAGCTTGTTTTAGACATAGATCATAACAATGCGATTGTCGTCATTCATACTGGCCCTGGCGCAGCACAACTCATTGCTCGTCTCTTAGATTCTTTAGGTAAGTCAGAAGGTATATTGGGCGTTGTCGCCGGCGATGACACCATATTTATTACACCAACGATGAATGTAACGACCAAGCAATTGTTTGACTCCGTTTGTTCACTTTTTGAATACTCTGGTTAA